The following proteins come from a genomic window of Gossypium raimondii isolate GPD5lz chromosome 5, ASM2569854v1, whole genome shotgun sequence:
- the LOC105768091 gene encoding uncharacterized protein LOC105768091 — MVMRAWMVVEKARRIVRTAFFMVAMLASLLASSLPLLVAICDITVPFLLLSSFTCVTCYSFHEHLRRYAFKNSLTDIPLVSILRSIIISCVYSLCDGSALSHGPYLGTVTLCSFLSILVLSVKACVFTVISQIEAGADAEASPAYSIAKQRLHLKKSWGMPVLFLSSVVFALGHTVVAYRTSCRARRKLLLHRVDPEAVLSCKNVFSGFQKVPRSPTPSAGRTPKSDSETRRKPFGQSRDEGELPVRLLADLDSLFIKLQGVTIHYKLCFPGSPPRSLSSTTFLEPKVSSTPQVTPGKLKFDRQALSVLPKTQYNHLHRSYSNQFHSSSLYAPLLDGSPNSPVLSEDIPVLSLEDSIAQAETSHLNSGTLEQEIEANVQFGIVLVHGFGGGVFSWRHVMGVLARQLGCSVAAFDRPGWGLTSRPSRRDWEGKELPNPYKLETQVDLLLSFCYEMGFSSVVLVGHDDGGLLALKAAQKVQASMNSFNITIKAVVLLSVSLSREVVPAFARILLRTSLGKKHLVRPLLRTEITQVVNRRAWYDATKLTTEVLNLYKAPLCVGGWDEALHEICRLSHETILSPQNATSLLNAVEEMPVLVIAGAEDSHISLKSSQAMASKLVNSRLVAISGCGHLPHEECPKALLAAISPFISRLLIQTRIAKSQ; from the exons ATGGTGATGAGAGCTTGGATGGTGGTCGAAAAAGCGAGGAGGATCGTACGTACGGCTTTTTTCATGGTGGCGATGTTGGCGTCACTTCTAGCTTCGTCTCTGCCGTTGCTGGTGGCGATATGCGACATCACGGTCCCTTTCCTTTTACTCTCAAGCTTCACGTGCGTCACGTGCTACAGTTTCCACGAGCACCTTCGTCGTTATGCTTTCAAAAACTCCTTAACTGATATCCCTCTCGTCTCCATCCTCAGATCTATAATCATATCTT GTGTATATTCGTTGTGTGACGGTTCAGCGTTATCCCATGGACCATACTTAGGAACGGTTACTTTATGTTCATTCCTTTCGATTCTCGTACTTTCGGTTAAAGCATGTGTTTTTACGGTGATTTCTCAAATAGAGGCAGGGGCGGATGCAGAGGCATCGCCGGCTTATTCCATTGCAAAGCAAAGGCTTCATTTGAAGAAATCATGGGGGATGcctgttttgtttctttcctCAGTAGTTTTCGCACTTGGTCACACTGTAGTTGCGTATAGAACAAGTTGTAGAGCAAGAAGAAAGCTTTTGCTTCATCGAGTTGACCCCGAAGCG GTTCTTTCATGCAAAAATGTTTTCTCTGGCTTTCAGAAGGTTCCACGATCTCCCACTCCCTCTGCAGGGAGAACTCCAAAAAGCGATAGTGAAACAAGGAGAAAGCCTTTTGGGCAATCTCGCGATGAAGGGGAACTCCCTGTTAGATTACTTGCTGACCTAGatagtttattcattaaattgcAAGGGGTTACCATTCATTACAAGCTCTGCTTTCCTGGTTCACCCCCTAGGTCTTTGTCATCCACTACCTTTCTAGAACCTAAAGTTAGTTCTACACCCCAAGTAACTCCTGGAAAGCTAAAGTTTGATAGGCAAGCACTTAGTGTGTTGCCAAAGACGCAATATAACCATCTTCATAGAAGCTATAGTAATCAATTCCACAGCTCTTCACTCTATGCTCCATTGTTGGATGGTTCCCCAAACTCTCCTGTTCTTTCTGAAGATATTCCTGTTTTAAGCCTTGAGGATTCAATTGCACAAGCTGAGACAAGCCATTTGAACTCTGGGACTTTAGAGCAAGAGATAGAGGCAAATGTCCAGTTTGGCATTGTTTTAGTGCATGGGTTTGGAGGGGGAGTCTTTTCTTGGAGGCATGTGATGGGAGTGCTTGCTCGCCAGCTTGGTTGTTCAGTTGCTGCTTTTGATCGCCCTGGCTGGGGATTGACTTCTAGGCCAAGCAGAAGGGATTGGGAGGGAAAAGAGTTGCCCAATCCTTACAAGCTCGAAACTCAG GTTGACTTGCTTCTTTCCTTTTGCTATGAGATGGGATTTTCTTCAGTGGTGCTTGTTGGCCATGATGATGGAGGCTTGCTTGCTTTGAAGGCCGCACAAAAAGTCCAAGCCTCAATGAATTCTTTCAAC ATTACTATCAAAGCAGTTGTTTTGCTAAGTGTTAGCTTGTCAAGAGAAGTTGTTCCTGCCTTTGCAAGGATACTCTTGCGCACTTCACTTGGGAAGAAGCACTTAGTTCGTCCGCTTCTCCGAACAGAAATTACACAAGTGGTGAATAGGCGTGCTTGGTATGATGCAACTAAGTTAACAACAGAAGTTTTGAACCTTTATAAG GCCCCACTATGTGTAGGGGGTTGGGATGAAGCACTTCATGAAATATGCAGGTTGTCACATGAAACAATCCTTTCACCACAGAATGCAACATCACTTTTAAATGCTGTTGAAGAGATGCCGGTATTGGTCATTGCTGGTGCTGAAGATTCCCATATTTCTCTTAAATCTTCTCAGGCCATGGcttcaaaacttgtaaattcC AGGCTGGTTGCAATATCCGGGTGCGGCCATCTTCCGCATGAGGAATGCCCCAAGGCATTACTTGCAGCTATTTCACCTTTCATAAGCAGATTGCTAATCCAAACCAGAATTGCAAAGAGTCAGTAG